From the Acaryochloris thomasi RCC1774 genome, one window contains:
- a CDS encoding Uma2 family endonuclease encodes MVIAAPEPRAELRPTGEQRVVLWGLSWEDYLQILNTLPQSRGSRLIYDDGVLEITVPLEAHEFSGRLIERFIITLVELMSLQIKTMGSTTMNYPHLKKGAEPDNAYYIQNQPLVKGRKVDFRQDPPPDLVVEVDITHTDIAKNQFYSSLGIPEFWRFNGKIWRIYQLQEGVYVEVEASPTFPLVPKERLYTFLEQAKEDEIEAVRSLRAWWSTVQS; translated from the coding sequence ATGGTGATCGCAGCACCGGAACCACGCGCTGAATTACGCCCTACTGGAGAACAGCGGGTTGTGCTGTGGGGCTTATCTTGGGAAGACTATTTACAGATTTTGAATACGCTGCCTCAGTCCCGTGGCTCTCGCTTGATCTATGACGATGGAGTGCTAGAAATCACCGTGCCGCTAGAAGCACATGAGTTTTCGGGTCGCTTGATTGAGCGTTTCATCATAACGCTGGTTGAGTTGATGAGCCTGCAGATTAAGACAATGGGGTCAACCACAATGAACTATCCCCATTTAAAAAAGGGGGCAGAACCTGACAACGCTTACTATATTCAAAACCAACCGCTGGTAAAGGGACGCAAGGTTGATTTCAGACAGGATCCGCCGCCCGATCTGGTCGTTGAAGTTGACATTACCCATACAGATATTGCGAAGAATCAGTTCTATTCCAGCCTTGGCATTCCTGAGTTCTGGCGGTTCAATGGCAAGATATGGCGGATCTATCAGCTTCAGGAGGGGGTTTATGTAGAGGTTGAAGCGAGTCCTACGTTCCCTCTGGTGCCAAAAGAGCGACTATACACTTTTCTGGAACAGGCGAAAGAGGATGAAATAGAGGCGGTGCGATCTCTGAGGGCTTGGTGGAGCACTGTTCAATCGTGA